TTAGCCATCTGAAGTGAAATTCAGGTAATCAGTTATCGGTCATCAGGTTATCGGTAAAGAGAAAAGATCATTGGTTGTTACCGATTACCTGATTACCGATTACCTTGCACTTCATTTGGGTAAATAGTTACTTAAAAACTACAGTTTCCTGATTTTGCAGAACTCTAATAGGAGTGGGAGAAAATGATTAAGCATATTTTATTCGTTATCGTTATTTTAAGCCAATTTTTAGGTTGTGCCACGGTTCAAACAGGATTAGAGCGGGAGGAAAGCATATTTATCTCCACACAACAAGAAATCGCAATTGGAGAACAGGTCGTCCAACAGATAGAAAAAGAAAATAAGGTTTTAAATAATCCGTCTTTAACCCAATATGTCCATGCTGTTGGTCAAAAGTTAGCCGGGGTATGTTTTCGTAAGGATATAGTCTATCATTTTAAGATAATAGATTCTGAGGTAATTAATGCCTTTGCCCTGCCAGGTGGATATATTTATATTTATCGCGGGGCATTAGAATTTATGGATAATGAGGCGCAATTAGCCGCTGTGCTTGCCCATGAAATAGGTCATATCGCCGCCAGACATTCGGTCAAACAAATACAAAAATATCAGACTTATGACATTTTAGCCGGTATCCTTTTAAAAGACCAAAAAAAAGCTATTCAAGACCTTTCAAACATTGCCGCTAATCTTGTCTTTTTAGGATATAGCCGTGAGGCAGAATTTGAGGCTGATGACCTGGGGATTCATTTCCTCTATCAAGCCGGCTATGACCCAAAAGGTATGGTAGAATTCTTTAATAAACTAAAACAAAAAGAAAAAGAGAAATCCAGTAAAATAGAGATTCTGTTAAGAACTCATCCGCTGACTTCAGACAGGATAAGGCGAGTTGAAGAAAAAATCGCCTCATTACCACAAAAGCCCAATTTAATACGAAATGAGGCGGGATTTAAGAAGGCAATTGGTAACTGGTAACTAATTATCATTCACCAGTTACCATTTACCATTCACCAGTTACCAGTTACCATTTACCAGTTACCATTTACCATTTACCATTTACCAGTTACCAGTTACCATTTACCATTTACCATTTACCAAAATAAAGGAGGTAATCTTATGGTCGGTTTTTTAGAAATAACTTTAGTTGTTCTTCTGTTTGCAACGATATTAGTCTGGGCAATTTTAATTACATTTCTCTGGTGGGAGTTATTACAGTTGAAAAAGATAAGACAGGAAATGGAAGAATTACCAACTAAATTATCTGAGGCATTAAGATTTATGGAGGATGCAGATGGGATTTCCAATAATATGAAGGAAGAAGTTATGCCAATGATAATGGGAGCAAGCAGTGATTTAAAAATCGTTGCTGATGATATGCGAACATCGATGGAGACTATCGTAAAATCCTTAAAAGACCCACCTCCCTGGCTCAATCAATTAGTCGCCGCAATTGATATGAAACTTGAAAATAAACTGGGTAAAGTGGAAAAAGGTATTAGTGAGTTATTAAAAAGGTAGAAATAAGGGAATAGGTCTTAACTTCTTCCCTGAAATTTCCCTTGACTAAATTCAAATTATTTGCTATCATAATTAATAACAATGAAAGAAATAACAGATTTTGTCGTCAATAATTTAAAAATTCTCACTCATTATCTAAAAAGAACCGAAGGAAAAGATTCAATTCCTCTTGAACAAAATGACTTTGACAAACTACTTAATTGGGTTGTTGGGATAGTCGTCATTGGGTTTGTTATTTTAAGTTTCTTCTTCCTTCATAATGTTACTGTTTTATGGATGTCTGTTTTATTTCTGGTAATTCTTCTGGCGATGCATAATTTTATTCTCCTCAAGGCGCGAAGTGATGAAAAAATAAGTAACTATCGTGCCGAACAACTCGCTACCCTTCAACAAATATCCTTAGGACTAACCTCTACCCTTCATATGAATGAGATTCTGGAGTTAATTCCATCGGCGGGTGTCAAATTAGCCCGGGTAGAGGGTTGTTTAGTTAGTCTGGCAGGGAAGATGAAAGAAGACATAATCCCTAAGGCTAAAGAAGGCATTCAAACAGACCTGGCACAAATGGAAACCAAAGGAAAGATAAGTAATTGGCTGGTTCAGCACAAAACATCCCTCGCTATCCAGGATTTATCTACAGACCCCAGAATGCCTGACTGGGTAAAAAGTGAAGGATTCTCCTCATATCTTGGACTACCACTGAAAGTCAGGGATGAAATAATTGGTGTTTTAGAATTTTATTCTAAAACCCAGCGTAGTTTCACCACTGAAGAAATAGACTTACTTAATATATTTTCTGCCCAGGCCGCAACCGATTTAGAAAATGCCAGACTTTATGGAATCACTAAAGATGCTTTACAACGCGAAATTACCAGCTCTATGGCTTTACTCAAAATAGAACAAGCCATTACCACAAAATTCGACCTTAAAGAACAATTAAATTTAATTATGGCGGGTGCGATTGACATAACTCTGGCAGAGAAATCTTCTCTCTGGTTAATTGATGAGATTTCAGGAGAGGTTATTTGCAAAGGCACATATCCTCTTGAGGAAAAATTAGCGAAATCAAGTGTTCGATTCGGTGAAGGAATTACAGGTTGGGTGGCTAAAGAAGGTAAATTACAAAATATACAGGATTTAAGTAAAGATTCACGGTTTGTTAATCCCTTAAAACAAGACCTTTATTCTCAACTCTCTGTTCCTCTAATGTATAAAGAAAAAACTATAGGTGTGCTCAATGTCTTCAATTCAAAGCGTGAAGAAGGATTTAATGAGGCAGATGAAAAAATACTTATGGTTTTAGCCTCTCAAACCGCTGTCTCCTTACAAACCATTAAATTATATGCCGAACTAAAAACCGCGGCTAATGCCCTATCGGTATTATATGAAATAAGTAAAACTATTAGTGAGGGTAGAGAACTCCAGGAGGTATTAACCTTAATTCTGAAGAAAGGGAGTGAAATATTCCAGGCTCAACATGGCTCGATTATGTTATTAGATGAATCTTCAGGTGAAATGAGGATTAAAACCGCTGAAGGACTTTCTGAAGAAATTATTAAACATACAGTTAAAAAACCAGGAGATGGAAGTATCGCCGGTTGGGTGGCAGAGAAAAAAGAACCTCTACTACTTATTGGTAAAGTGGATGATGTTCGATTCAAATCAGGCAAAGTAGAAACTGAGATTAAAGATGCTATGTGTGCCCCATTGATTCTTAAGGATAAATTAATTGGTGTTTTTAATATTAGTAATCGAGTTGGAGCGGGTGTATTTACAGAATCTGACCTGAATTTACTCTGCACTTTAGCCAATGAGGTCAGTATTGCCATTGAAACAGCAAGATTATATGAAATAATTACTCAACGGGTAACAGAATTATCAAGTTTTTATATTATCTCGACTGCTTTATCTTCTACTCTCAGTCTTTCCGAAATCTTCAAAATCGTCATGGAAAGAATAACGACAATATTCCCAGACTTTGCCATAAGTATCTCTCTTTATGAAAAGGATAAATTAAAGAGAATAGCCGAACGCGGCTTTGGAGAAGATAAAACTTTAGACGCAGAGTTAGAATTAGAAAAGGATGAATTAAAAGAAAAACTAAAACCTTTATTTGTTAGCAAAAGATACCTTTGTTTTAAAACAACAGAAGATATATCCAATTTGAAAATACTGGTTGGGACAGGAAAAATAGAGTATGCTTTATTATTCCCATTAGTGGCAAAAGATAAGGTCATTGGTATTTTAACCCTTATCTCGCAAACTAAAGAAGAATTAACCAAAGAAGAGATAAGATTGCTTACTGCCCTTTCACAAGCCACTGCTTCCTCCATAGAAAATGCTAAACTATACACTCAGACAACTCGACGATTGCAAGAATTATCAGGGCTACAACAAATAACCAATAAAATGGCATTAACGACAAATACAACTGAGCTTTTAGCCCTGGCAGTAAATGTCATTAATGAAGTCATAGGTTCAGAATTGGGACTTGTATTTCTGTGGGATGAAGACCGTAAGGAGTATATCGTTAAGGTTGGTCAGGGTAAAAAGAGGGTAAGCGAAGGACTATTTAAAGCACTTAAATTTAAACTGGGTGAGGGTATAGTTGGCTGGGTAGGTGAAAAAGGAGAAGGTGTAATACTTGATGATGCCCGCAAAGACCCAAGATTTAAACAAATAGGAGATTTATATGTCCGAAGTGTCCTTGCTGTTCCAATCATTAAAGATAATAAACCAATAGGGGTTATGGAATTTATAAATAAACTACCCGCAGGTGGAGGATTTTGTAGTGAAGATGAACGAATGGTTTCTATCATCGCTAATCAAACAGCCATTATTTTAAGTAATGCTGAGGCATTTGATGAGATAAAGCGTCGGGCATTACAACTATCTACAGTTCAAGCAGTGAATAAAATGATTACATCAGTATTTGGTGTGGAGGAACTGTTAACACAAATTGTCGAGTTGACGGCTAAGGTATTACGAGTTAAAAAGGCAAGTTTATCTTTATTAGAGCCAGATGGTCATGTTAAGTTAGAAGCGGCTTATGGATTAACCTATATGGAACAAGAGCGAGAAGAAAAATTAACACCAGGATTTGGAATTGCCAGTAGGGTCATCCAAACCAATCATCCATTCTTGATTAATAATTTACCAGAAGATACAACCTTAAGCGAAGAGGAGAAAAATATTTATATTGAAAAATCATACCTGGGTGTGCCTCTTAATATTAGAAAAAAGACCGTTGGAGCATTGACTGTTTCATCAAAACTTAATGAGTCTTTCTTTAATGAACAGGATATTGAAGTTTTAACTACTATTTCTGAACAATCATCAATTGTAATCGAATATGCAAAATTATACCAAAATCTGCAAAGACACAGTATGGATACTTTGCGGAGCCTTTCATTGGTAATTGAAACAAGAGACCCGTTCACAAAGGGACATTCAGAGGCTGTAGAAAAATATGCAGTCGCCATTGGTAAAGAATTGAATCTTTCTAATGATGCCCTTAAAACATTAGAAGTATCTGCCCTTTTACATGATATTGGGAAGATAGGCATAAAGGAGAGTATTTTACTCAAGACAGAAAAGGAATTGAGTATTGATGAACATCGGGAGATAAGGAATCATCCGTTCCTGGGTAGTCAAATTTTAAGACCACTGGAATTTTTGAAGGATGTTATCCCGATTGTTTATCATCATCATGAACGGTATGATGGCACAGGTTATCTGGATGGATTAGCCGATGAAAAAATACCATTGTTAGCCAGAATCATTGCTGTGGCAGATACCTTTGATGCAATGACCTCAACACGGGCATTTCGGGAAAGTATGTCTGATGAGGAAGCAATAGAGGAATTAAAAGACCAATCCGGGAAACAATTTGACCCAAAGGTAGTCGAGGCTTTCCTGAAAATACATCCCATCCTGCGCAAAGACGCCCTTGAAAAAGCAAGGCGGGAAAAAGAGAAAAAGAAAAAAGAAATTAAATCAGCCACACCAGTAGGTGAACATAAGATTTGGGAAAGATATGAGTA
This genomic stretch from bacterium harbors:
- a CDS encoding M48 family metallopeptidase, coding for MIKHILFVIVILSQFLGCATVQTGLEREESIFISTQQEIAIGEQVVQQIEKENKVLNNPSLTQYVHAVGQKLAGVCFRKDIVYHFKIIDSEVINAFALPGGYIYIYRGALEFMDNEAQLAAVLAHEIGHIAARHSVKQIQKYQTYDILAGILLKDQKKAIQDLSNIAANLVFLGYSREAEFEADDLGIHFLYQAGYDPKGMVEFFNKLKQKEKEKSSKIEILLRTHPLTSDRIRRVEEKIASLPQKPNLIRNEAGFKKAIGNW
- a CDS encoding GAF domain-containing protein is translated as MKEITDFVVNNLKILTHYLKRTEGKDSIPLEQNDFDKLLNWVVGIVVIGFVILSFFFLHNVTVLWMSVLFLVILLAMHNFILLKARSDEKISNYRAEQLATLQQISLGLTSTLHMNEILELIPSAGVKLARVEGCLVSLAGKMKEDIIPKAKEGIQTDLAQMETKGKISNWLVQHKTSLAIQDLSTDPRMPDWVKSEGFSSYLGLPLKVRDEIIGVLEFYSKTQRSFTTEEIDLLNIFSAQAATDLENARLYGITKDALQREITSSMALLKIEQAITTKFDLKEQLNLIMAGAIDITLAEKSSLWLIDEISGEVICKGTYPLEEKLAKSSVRFGEGITGWVAKEGKLQNIQDLSKDSRFVNPLKQDLYSQLSVPLMYKEKTIGVLNVFNSKREEGFNEADEKILMVLASQTAVSLQTIKLYAELKTAANALSVLYEISKTISEGRELQEVLTLILKKGSEIFQAQHGSIMLLDESSGEMRIKTAEGLSEEIIKHTVKKPGDGSIAGWVAEKKEPLLLIGKVDDVRFKSGKVETEIKDAMCAPLILKDKLIGVFNISNRVGAGVFTESDLNLLCTLANEVSIAIETARLYEIITQRVTELSSFYIISTALSSTLSLSEIFKIVMERITTIFPDFAISISLYEKDKLKRIAERGFGEDKTLDAELELEKDELKEKLKPLFVSKRYLCFKTTEDISNLKILVGTGKIEYALLFPLVAKDKVIGILTLISQTKEELTKEEIRLLTALSQATASSIENAKLYTQTTRRLQELSGLQQITNKMALTTNTTELLALAVNVINEVIGSELGLVFLWDEDRKEYIVKVGQGKKRVSEGLFKALKFKLGEGIVGWVGEKGEGVILDDARKDPRFKQIGDLYVRSVLAVPIIKDNKPIGVMEFINKLPAGGGFCSEDERMVSIIANQTAIILSNAEAFDEIKRRALQLSTVQAVNKMITSVFGVEELLTQIVELTAKVLRVKKASLSLLEPDGHVKLEAAYGLTYMEQEREEKLTPGFGIASRVIQTNHPFLINNLPEDTTLSEEEKNIYIEKSYLGVPLNIRKKTVGALTVSSKLNESFFNEQDIEVLTTISEQSSIVIEYAKLYQNLQRHSMDTLRSLSLVIETRDPFTKGHSEAVEKYAVAIGKELNLSNDALKTLEVSALLHDIGKIGIKESILLKTEKELSIDEHREIRNHPFLGSQILRPLEFLKDVIPIVYHHHERYDGTGYLDGLADEKIPLLARIIAVADTFDAMTSTRAFRESMSDEEAIEELKDQSGKQFDPKVVEAFLKIHPILRKDALEKARREKEKKKKEIKSATPVGEHKIWERYE